Proteins encoded together in one Halorubellus sp. JP-L1 window:
- a CDS encoding PUA domain-containing protein → MTTDAFEDVAHARTVATYQFGAGAGDALFPGGEAYDVKRTSSGRIEQVAVDDGRLVTLGTDGRYTLGIEAGRRLVDGLDDGAYRVVVGDESEPFVRDGKNVFAKFVGDADPQIRPYDEVAVVHEESGDVLAVGRAELPASAMLDFDAGMAVQVRDGADD, encoded by the coding sequence ATGACCACGGACGCCTTCGAGGACGTCGCTCACGCCCGGACCGTCGCCACGTACCAGTTCGGTGCCGGCGCCGGAGACGCGCTCTTCCCTGGGGGCGAGGCGTACGACGTCAAGCGCACGTCCAGCGGCCGCATCGAGCAGGTCGCCGTCGACGACGGCCGCCTCGTCACGCTCGGCACCGACGGCCGGTACACGCTCGGCATCGAAGCCGGCCGCAGGCTCGTCGACGGCCTCGACGACGGCGCGTACCGCGTCGTCGTCGGCGACGAGAGCGAACCGTTCGTCCGCGACGGCAAGAACGTCTTCGCGAAGTTCGTCGGCGACGCCGACCCCCAGATACGGCCCTACGACGAGGTCGCGGTCGTCCACGAGGAATCGGGCGACGTCCTCGCCGTCGGCCGCGCGGAACTCCCCGCCAGCGCGATGCTCGACTTCGACGCCGGGATGGCCGTCCAGGTCCGCGACGGCGCCGACGACTGA
- a CDS encoding NYN domain-containing protein → MTDIHPGQRVAVLADSQNLYHTAQSKYTRNIDYSALLEKAVQDRTLTRAIAYVIRADHEEEESFFDALVDIGFETKIKDIKTFADGSKKADWDVGMSLDAVTLADHVDTVVLCTGDGDFSRLCSHLRHEGVRVEAMGFQTSTSEDLVEAVDEFIDLEERHETFLL, encoded by the coding sequence ATGACCGACATTCATCCGGGCCAGCGAGTCGCGGTCCTCGCGGACTCGCAGAACCTCTACCACACCGCGCAGTCGAAGTACACGCGGAACATCGACTACTCCGCGCTCCTGGAGAAGGCCGTCCAGGATCGGACGCTGACGCGCGCCATCGCGTACGTGATCCGCGCGGACCACGAGGAGGAGGAGTCGTTCTTCGACGCGCTCGTCGACATTGGGTTCGAGACGAAGATCAAGGACATCAAGACGTTCGCGGACGGCTCGAAGAAGGCCGACTGGGACGTCGGGATGAGTCTCGACGCCGTCACGCTCGCGGACCACGTCGACACGGTCGTGCTCTGCACGGGCGACGGCGACTTCTCGCGGCTCTGTTCGCACCTCCGGCACGAGGGCGTGCGCGTCGAGGCGATGGGGTTCCAGACGTCGACGAGCGAGGACCTCGTCGAGGCCGTCGACGAGTTCATCGACCTCGAGGAGCGCCACGAGACGTTCCTCCTCTGA
- a CDS encoding DUF6516 family protein — protein sequence MAPDDVEVSTILDRRYDFGTGVVRIRVLRVPESEKFPDGVKYAFHYGEKGGDDPHIRYDNHHGTHERHEGDRVEEVRFTGYEALLERFRREIPVALDP from the coding sequence ATGGCCCCAGATGACGTCGAGGTATCGACGATCCTCGACCGCCGCTACGACTTCGGGACCGGCGTCGTCCGAATCCGCGTGCTTCGCGTCCCCGAGTCGGAGAAGTTCCCGGACGGCGTCAAGTACGCGTTCCACTACGGCGAGAAAGGCGGCGACGATCCACACATCCGGTACGACAACCACCACGGGACCCACGAACGACACGAGGGCGATCGCGTCGAGGAAGTCCGATTCACGGGCTACGAGGCGCTCCTCGAACGCTTTCGACGGGAGATTCCAGTCGCGCTCGACCCGTGA
- a CDS encoding MarR family transcriptional regulator encodes MTHDTLTIRIESPDEFFDDVETDLRQLDRGNGPEAKRTLSLPDEAALSRVLNTKNVELLRTIATESPASVRELSRLVDRDVKNVSTAVNELESLGLLDLEPDGRAKRPTVWYDGIDVELRLHSDETDDGSAGAVS; translated from the coding sequence ATGACCCACGATACGCTCACGATCCGCATCGAATCGCCCGACGAGTTCTTCGACGACGTGGAGACGGACCTGCGTCAACTCGACCGCGGGAACGGACCCGAAGCGAAGCGTACGCTCTCGCTCCCCGACGAGGCGGCGCTCTCGCGCGTCCTGAACACGAAGAACGTCGAACTCCTGCGGACCATCGCGACCGAATCGCCCGCGAGCGTCCGAGAGCTCTCCCGTCTCGTCGACCGCGACGTCAAGAACGTCTCCACGGCAGTGAACGAACTCGAATCGCTCGGCTTGCTCGACCTCGAACCCGACGGGCGTGCGAAGCGCCCGACAGTCTGGTACGACGGGATCGACGTCGAGCTCCGCCTGCATTCCGACGAGACCGACGACGGCTCGGCCGGTGCAGTCTCGTAG
- the dapA gene encoding 4-hydroxy-tetrahydrodipicolinate synthase — protein sequence MTHDIDLRGVHPALTTPMTTDGSIDFQTLRENAQRVEAAGVDGVVPVGSTGESATLSHDEHVEVVEAVVDAVDDVPVIAGAGSNNTREALDLGQRSVDAGADALLLISPYYNKPEQRGLRSHYETLADEIDAPQIVYNVPSRTGRNIEPDTAVALADHENVVGFKAASGDLGQITEIIERTRDDDFAVLSGDDALTLPILSIGGHGTISVVANVEPERTTAMVGAALAGDYETARDIHHELGDLTRALFWETNPIPVKEAMHVRGHHGPTLRSPLSRLADEYRDDLEAVLDDLDEYTQHSDHDRLAEVDS from the coding sequence ATGACACACGACATCGACCTTCGCGGCGTTCACCCCGCACTCACCACACCCATGACCACGGACGGCAGCATCGACTTCCAGACCCTCCGCGAGAACGCCCAGCGCGTCGAGGCCGCCGGCGTCGACGGCGTCGTCCCCGTCGGCTCCACCGGCGAGTCCGCGACGCTCAGTCACGACGAACACGTCGAGGTCGTCGAAGCGGTCGTCGACGCGGTCGACGACGTCCCCGTCATCGCGGGCGCCGGGTCGAACAACACGCGAGAGGCGCTCGACCTCGGTCAGCGCTCGGTCGACGCCGGCGCGGACGCGCTCCTCCTCATCTCGCCGTACTACAACAAGCCCGAGCAGCGCGGCCTCCGCTCGCACTACGAGACGCTCGCCGACGAGATCGACGCCCCCCAGATCGTCTACAACGTGCCCTCGCGGACCGGCCGCAACATCGAGCCGGATACCGCGGTCGCGCTCGCCGACCACGAGAACGTCGTCGGGTTCAAGGCCGCCTCCGGCGACCTCGGGCAGATCACGGAGATAATCGAACGCACGCGCGACGACGACTTCGCGGTGCTCTCCGGCGACGACGCGCTCACGCTCCCCATCCTCTCGATCGGCGGCCACGGGACGATCTCGGTCGTCGCGAACGTCGAACCGGAGCGGACGACCGCGATGGTCGGCGCGGCGCTGGCCGGCGACTACGAGACCGCGCGCGACATCCACCACGAGCTCGGCGACCTGACGCGCGCGCTGTTCTGGGAGACGAACCCGATCCCCGTCAAGGAGGCGATGCACGTCCGCGGCCACCACGGCCCGACGCTCCGATCGCCGCTCTCCCGGCTCGCGGACGAGTACCGCGACGACCTCGAGGCCGTCCTCGACGACCTCGACGAATATACGCAGCACTCGGACCACGACCGGCTCGCGGAGGTGGACTCCTGA